One Dictyoglomus turgidum DSM 6724 DNA window includes the following coding sequences:
- the trmFO gene encoding methylenetetrahydrofolate--tRNA-(uracil(54)-C(5))-methyltransferase (FADH(2)-oxidizing) TrmFO: MEKVKIIGGGLAGSEAAWQLAKRKIPVEIYEMRPIVTTPVHKTEYLAELVCSNSFKSTEITNASGLLKEEMRKLDSLLLRVAEETRVPAGVALAVDRELFSKRVQEILLESPYVTVIREEVKKLPKEGIVIVATGPLTSSDFAEHLMEVLDTDSLYFYDAVSPIIYADSINYEKVFSASRYGKGEETYLNCPMTKEEYERFVEELINAETVESHYPGEEKFFEGCLPIEVLAKRGIDTLRYGPMKPIGLIDPKTGKEPYAVVQLRPENIQKTLYSMVGFQTRLKFQEQRRIFRMIPGLENAEFARYGVMHRNTYFYAPKFLKATLQFIKDERVFFAGQLIGVEGYMESAAMGIVAGINAARLYKGKPLIILPPTTMIGALISYVTTKVPVRYYQPMNANWGILLPLDKPIKDKKLRNRLLAERALRDLEDVIRRFAINV, translated from the coding sequence ATGGAAAAAGTCAAAATAATAGGTGGAGGACTTGCTGGATCAGAGGCAGCATGGCAGCTTGCTAAAAGGAAGATTCCTGTTGAGATATATGAGATGAGACCTATAGTTACAACTCCAGTGCATAAGACAGAATACCTTGCAGAACTTGTTTGTAGCAATTCCTTTAAATCTACAGAGATAACCAATGCATCAGGTCTTTTAAAAGAAGAGATGAGGAAACTAGACTCTCTACTTTTAAGGGTAGCAGAGGAAACAAGGGTTCCTGCAGGAGTTGCTTTAGCTGTAGATAGGGAACTTTTTTCAAAAAGAGTTCAAGAAATATTACTTGAGAGTCCTTATGTTACCGTAATAAGAGAAGAAGTCAAAAAGCTACCTAAGGAAGGTATAGTAATAGTTGCCACAGGCCCTTTAACCTCTTCAGATTTTGCGGAACATTTAATGGAGGTTCTTGATACTGACTCTTTGTATTTTTATGATGCGGTATCACCTATAATCTACGCTGATAGCATTAATTATGAAAAGGTCTTTAGTGCCTCCCGTTATGGAAAAGGAGAAGAAACTTATCTTAACTGTCCCATGACTAAGGAGGAATATGAAAGGTTTGTAGAAGAGCTTATTAATGCCGAGACTGTTGAATCCCATTATCCTGGAGAAGAAAAGTTTTTTGAAGGATGTCTCCCTATAGAGGTCCTTGCTAAAAGAGGTATTGATACCTTAAGATATGGACCTATGAAACCTATTGGGCTAATAGATCCTAAAACAGGAAAGGAACCTTATGCAGTAGTTCAGCTCAGACCTGAAAATATTCAGAAAACCCTTTATAGCATGGTAGGATTTCAAACAAGATTGAAATTTCAAGAACAGAGAAGAATCTTTAGAATGATACCTGGACTTGAGAATGCAGAATTTGCAAGGTATGGAGTAATGCATAGAAATACCTATTTTTATGCTCCGAAGTTCTTGAAAGCCACTCTCCAGTTTATAAAAGATGAAAGGGTGTTTTTTGCAGGGCAACTAATAGGAGTAGAAGGTTATATGGAGTCAGCTGCTATGGGAATTGTGGCAGGAATAAATGCAGCACGTTTGTATAAGGGAAAGCCTTTGATTATTTTACCTCCAACTACTATGATTGGAGCTCTTATCTCTTATGTTACTACAAAGGTGCCGGTGAGATATTATCAGCCTATGAATGCCAATTGGGGTATATTATTACCTCTTGATAAGCCTATAAAAGATAAAAAGCTTAGGAACAGACTCCTTGCTGAAAGAGCACTTAGAGATCTTGAGGATGTAATAAGGAGATTTGCGATCAACGTATGA
- the topA gene encoding type I DNA topoisomerase gives MDNEKLIIVESPAKAKTIEKILGKEFKVLASYGHIRDLPEKELGVDIENNFKPKYVLLPSRKKIIDTIKDLSKKAEKLYLATDPDREGEAIAWHLVEELKLPKEKFTRIEFHEITPRAILEAIKNPREIDLDRVEAQQARRILDRLVGYELSPLLWEKVRKGLSAGRVQSVALRFICEREEEIEKFIPEEYWYIYGEFRDEEKVLYGKLILYKDEEVNVKNEQEVNKIIRILNCLDYRIDKVVIKEEKRTPPPPFITSTLQQEASKRFGFPVGKTMKIAQSLYEGVDIGNERIGLITYMRTDSTRIAPEAREEAVQYIESGFGKEYVGKEHKEKKKLGVQDAHEAIRPTSVFRDPEKIRKYLTDEQFKIYKLIWERFIASQMNHAIFEVVEIYIKGGDYVFLSKGKKLKFAGFMSLYMEKEENGEEKDEVNIDYVPEEGKNVKLTTLIPRQFFTEPPPRYTEATLVRTLEKYGVGRPSTYATIIETLKERKYVEVKDRTLVPTTLGKVVNDFLTKQFPHLIDVKFTARMEEDLDKIESGKVKAIEVLKKFYPAFKEELEKVSKNIGKIQVIEKTDEICPLCGSKLVIRENKNGKYYACSRYPECKYTKPIYEEAQGRCPLCGGVVVKKKAKKTKKTFWGCINYPECSFASPYEPLNEKCPQCGSTMLKGNGFKKCSNKDCNYIVWTGRRKRWKKSK, from the coding sequence ATGGATAACGAAAAATTAATCATTGTAGAATCACCTGCAAAGGCTAAGACTATAGAGAAGATTCTTGGAAAAGAGTTTAAGGTTTTGGCTTCTTATGGACATATAAGGGATCTACCAGAAAAGGAACTTGGAGTTGATATAGAGAATAATTTTAAACCCAAGTATGTGCTTTTACCTTCTCGAAAGAAAATTATTGATACTATTAAGGATTTGTCAAAAAAGGCAGAAAAGTTGTATCTCGCTACAGATCCTGATAGAGAAGGGGAAGCTATTGCTTGGCATTTAGTAGAAGAATTAAAGCTTCCGAAGGAAAAATTTACACGAATAGAGTTTCATGAAATAACTCCAAGGGCAATTCTTGAAGCAATAAAGAATCCAAGAGAAATAGATCTAGATAGAGTTGAGGCTCAGCAAGCGAGAAGAATTCTTGATAGGCTTGTGGGGTACGAGTTGAGTCCACTACTTTGGGAAAAAGTAAGAAAAGGACTTTCTGCTGGCAGAGTTCAATCGGTGGCTCTTAGGTTTATATGTGAGAGAGAAGAAGAAATTGAAAAATTTATTCCTGAAGAGTATTGGTATATATATGGAGAATTTAGAGATGAAGAAAAAGTGCTATATGGAAAGCTTATTTTATATAAAGATGAAGAGGTAAATGTTAAAAATGAACAGGAAGTAAATAAGATCATTAGAATATTAAATTGTCTTGATTATAGAATTGACAAAGTTGTAATAAAAGAAGAGAAAAGAACACCACCGCCTCCTTTCATAACCAGTACTCTTCAACAAGAGGCTTCAAAGAGGTTTGGTTTTCCTGTAGGAAAGACTATGAAGATAGCCCAATCTCTTTATGAGGGAGTTGATATAGGGAATGAGAGAATCGGGCTTATAACCTATATGAGGACTGATTCTACAAGAATTGCTCCTGAGGCAAGAGAGGAAGCTGTTCAATATATTGAATCGGGCTTTGGAAAAGAATATGTGGGTAAGGAGCATAAGGAAAAGAAAAAATTAGGGGTACAGGATGCTCATGAAGCCATAAGACCTACTTCTGTATTTAGGGATCCTGAAAAAATTAGGAAATATTTAACTGATGAGCAATTTAAGATATACAAGCTCATATGGGAAAGATTTATAGCAAGCCAGATGAATCATGCAATATTTGAGGTGGTGGAGATCTACATAAAAGGTGGAGATTATGTATTTCTTTCTAAGGGTAAGAAGCTGAAATTTGCAGGATTTATGTCTCTTTACATGGAGAAAGAAGAGAATGGAGAGGAAAAAGATGAAGTTAATATAGATTATGTACCTGAGGAGGGAAAGAACGTAAAACTGACAACTCTTATCCCAAGGCAATTTTTTACAGAACCTCCTCCAAGATATACTGAAGCAACTCTTGTTAGGACTCTTGAAAAATATGGTGTTGGACGGCCAAGTACCTATGCTACAATAATTGAGACTTTAAAAGAACGAAAATACGTAGAGGTTAAAGATAGAACTCTTGTTCCAACAACCCTTGGAAAGGTGGTAAATGACTTTTTGACAAAGCAATTTCCTCACCTTATTGATGTAAAATTTACTGCAAGGATGGAGGAGGATTTAGATAAGATAGAAAGTGGGAAGGTAAAGGCAATTGAAGTGTTGAAAAAGTTTTATCCAGCTTTTAAAGAAGAGCTTGAAAAAGTATCAAAAAATATTGGAAAAATTCAAGTGATAGAAAAAACTGATGAGATTTGTCCTCTTTGTGGTAGTAAGTTGGTTATAAGAGAGAATAAAAATGGAAAGTATTATGCTTGTTCACGATATCCTGAGTGTAAATACACAAAACCTATATATGAAGAGGCTCAAGGTAGATGTCCACTATGTGGTGGGGTTGTGGTAAAGAAAAAAGCAAAAAAGACAAAAAAGACTTTTTGGGGTTGTATAAATTATCCTGAGTGTAGCTTTGCATCCCCTTATGAACCATTAAATGAAAAATGCCCTCAGTGTGGAAGCACCATGCTTAAGGGGAACGGATTTAAGAAATGCAGTAATAAAGATTGTAATTATATTGTATGGACAGGGAGGAGAAAGAGATGGAAAAAGTCAAAATAA
- the dprA gene encoding DNA-processing protein DprA, whose amino-acid sequence MYQFRVEDKPFIYALSFFSPLFRRWREWIDIISPKELFFLSESELINLFSGSSLIQEFIVFKRRFNWEKEWEKLEKHCIKMVTLWEEDFPPLLKEIKNSPPLLLYKGSIEGEKFIGIVGTRRPSAYGVKMAESFARELVKYGFVVVSGLAYGIDTYAHKGAIEGGGKTFAVLGSSLDHIYPSGNLKLAEKIMESGAIISEYPLGTRPARYTFPQRNRIISGICQGILVVEAGEKSGALITAGFAANEGRDVFAIPGRLTDEKSIGTNKLIKDGAKMVIDIGDILEEYNIPYEVRKEKDFELTEEEKLVLNFLGLEPIFIEDLMKNLNIDLSRLMFIIISLQGKGFVEEYPGLRYAKKRSVIIDG is encoded by the coding sequence ATGTATCAATTTAGAGTTGAAGATAAACCTTTTATATATGCTTTAAGCTTCTTCTCCCCTTTATTTAGAAGATGGAGAGAATGGATTGATATTATAAGTCCAAAAGAGTTGTTTTTTCTTTCTGAAAGTGAGTTAATTAATTTATTTTCAGGATCCTCTCTAATTCAAGAGTTTATTGTTTTTAAGCGTAGGTTTAATTGGGAGAAAGAGTGGGAAAAGCTTGAAAAGCATTGTATAAAGATGGTCACGTTATGGGAAGAAGACTTTCCTCCTTTACTAAAAGAAATTAAGAATTCACCACCCCTCCTCTTATATAAGGGAAGTATAGAGGGAGAAAAATTTATAGGTATTGTTGGAACAAGAAGACCTTCAGCTTATGGAGTTAAGATGGCAGAAAGTTTTGCAAGAGAGTTAGTAAAGTATGGCTTTGTGGTGGTAAGCGGACTTGCATATGGTATTGATACTTATGCCCATAAGGGAGCTATTGAAGGTGGAGGAAAAACTTTTGCTGTTCTTGGAAGCTCTTTAGATCATATATATCCATCAGGGAATTTAAAGCTTGCGGAGAAGATCATGGAAAGTGGAGCTATTATTAGCGAATATCCTCTTGGAACAAGACCTGCGCGTTATACTTTTCCTCAAAGAAATAGAATAATAAGTGGTATATGTCAAGGCATATTGGTGGTTGAGGCAGGAGAGAAAAGTGGGGCCTTGATTACTGCAGGTTTTGCAGCAAATGAAGGAAGGGATGTTTTTGCTATTCCAGGTAGGTTAACCGATGAGAAGAGTATTGGCACCAATAAACTTATAAAGGATGGGGCTAAAATGGTGATTGATATAGGAGATATTCTTGAGGAATATAACATTCCTTATGAGGTGAGAAAAGAAAAAGACTTTGAATTGACCGAAGAAGAAAAATTAGTACTTAATTTTTTGGGTTTAGAGCCTATTTTTATCGAGGATTTAATGAAGAATTTAAATATTGATTTATCCAGATTGATGTTTATAATAATATCCTTGCAAGGAAAGGGCTTTGTAGAAGAATATCCCGGACTAAGATATGCTAAAAAAAGGAGTGTTATTATTGATGGATAA
- a CDS encoding NCS2 family permease, producing MFGALAKYFGFREKGTSWSNEIIAGLTTFVTMAYILFVNPNILGDAGMPKSAVLMATAIGAGIATLTMGLYAKLPFALAPGMGLNAYFAYSVCHGFGLPWQVALGAVFIDGIIFLILSILPVRKWIIQSIPLNIKLATSVGIGLFIALIGLRSAGIVVKSDATLVTLGSLKTPETLLSIFGIIVIALLMALNVKGNILLGIIITTIVGAFVKGSNGEYITHFTGNIIALPNWGEFSKTFLSLDILGALKWGFFSIIFTFTFVDMFDTVGTISGLASKLNILKEDGSFEGAERALVSDAVGTIAGALCGTSTITTYIESAAGIAEGGKTGAVSLVTGLLFLLSIILWPLAGIIPSAATAPALVIVGFLMMEPILKINFKDIAEALPAFVTIIAMPFTYSVANGLILGILSYVLLKILTGKFKDLNPVLIILSILFILYFAF from the coding sequence TTGTTTGGAGCATTAGCTAAATATTTTGGATTTAGAGAAAAGGGTACATCTTGGTCTAACGAGATCATAGCAGGACTTACTACTTTTGTTACCATGGCATACATTTTATTTGTGAATCCAAATATATTAGGCGATGCGGGTATGCCAAAGTCCGCAGTGTTAATGGCAACAGCTATTGGAGCTGGTATAGCTACTCTTACTATGGGACTTTATGCGAAGCTTCCCTTTGCTCTTGCTCCAGGAATGGGCTTGAATGCCTATTTTGCCTACTCAGTATGTCACGGATTTGGACTTCCATGGCAAGTAGCTTTAGGAGCAGTTTTTATTGATGGAATAATCTTCCTTATATTATCCATATTACCTGTGAGAAAGTGGATCATACAATCAATTCCCCTTAATATAAAGCTTGCCACGTCAGTAGGTATTGGATTGTTTATAGCGCTTATTGGTTTAAGGTCTGCAGGAATTGTAGTGAAAAGTGATGCTACCCTGGTTACCCTTGGATCTTTAAAGACTCCAGAAACCCTTCTTTCTATTTTTGGAATAATAGTCATAGCCCTTCTTATGGCTTTAAATGTTAAAGGAAATATTCTTCTTGGTATTATCATCACCACAATTGTGGGAGCTTTTGTTAAAGGATCAAATGGAGAATATATTACCCATTTTACTGGTAATATTATAGCTCTACCCAATTGGGGTGAATTTTCAAAGACCTTTTTATCTCTTGATATATTAGGTGCTTTAAAGTGGGGATTCTTTTCTATAATTTTTACCTTCACTTTTGTGGATATGTTTGATACAGTAGGGACAATATCAGGACTTGCTTCTAAGTTAAATATTTTAAAAGAGGATGGAAGTTTTGAGGGAGCAGAAAGGGCTCTTGTAAGTGATGCTGTTGGAACTATCGCTGGAGCCCTCTGTGGTACCTCTACTATTACTACCTATATTGAATCTGCTGCTGGAATTGCTGAGGGAGGAAAGACAGGAGCAGTATCATTAGTTACAGGTCTTTTGTTTCTTCTTTCTATCATCCTTTGGCCTCTTGCAGGTATAATACCATCGGCAGCTACTGCTCCAGCTCTTGTGATAGTTGGATTTCTTATGATGGAGCCTATACTAAAAATTAATTTTAAGGACATTGCTGAGGCTCTTCCTGCTTTTGTAACAATTATTGCAATGCCCTTTACTTATTCTGTTGCCAATGGTTTAATTCTTGGCATTCTAAGTTATGTGTTATTGAAAATTCTTACTGGAAAATTTAAGGATCTCAATCCTGTTCTAATAATCCTCTCTATACTCTTTATTCTTTACTTCGCTTTCTAA
- a CDS encoding YifB family Mg chelatase-like AAA ATPase: MLSKIRSATLLGLNCHEVEIEIDISSGVPSFNIVGLAEQEIQESKERVRSALKNSGYEFPLKRITINLAPADLKKNSPLFDLPIAIGILSNYMNFDFNPEESAFFGELSFEGKIRKGKGLLSLVYGLKNKGYKRFFVPKENEFECALVDEVEIYPISHISELVKFLTGEIKIKPLKYSFPDYIPTFSEDFSFIKGQAYAKRALEISAAGGHNVLLVGPPGTGKTLLARTFPSILPPLTYEEAFEVTQIYSAAGLLDKESLVLERPFRNPHHTISYAGLLGGGSNPQIGEITLAHRGVLFLDELPEFRRDVLEALRQPLEEGRIVISRSKYTVVYPAQFILLAGMNPCKCGHFGDKEKECTCSPFEVKKYWSKVSGPLLDRIDIRVYVGRIEKEKIFSDTEEESSEEIRKRVIEAREIQKERYKKEKFQLNSQLTPKTLKKYGVLSKDVQRFLLDAVDGKNLSMRAVDRIIKVARTIADLEKNEYIRIEHLAEALSYRGLEDFISNL, encoded by the coding sequence ATGCTTTCTAAAATAAGGTCAGCAACTCTTTTAGGGCTAAATTGTCATGAAGTAGAGATTGAGATTGACATTTCTAGTGGTGTACCAAGCTTTAATATAGTAGGACTTGCAGAACAAGAGATTCAGGAATCTAAGGAGAGGGTAAGGTCTGCACTTAAAAATTCAGGGTATGAATTTCCTTTAAAGAGAATAACTATTAATCTTGCTCCTGCAGATCTAAAAAAGAACAGTCCTTTATTCGATTTGCCTATTGCTATAGGTATTCTTTCTAATTATATGAACTTTGATTTTAATCCCGAAGAATCAGCTTTCTTTGGCGAGCTTTCCTTTGAAGGTAAAATAAGAAAAGGCAAAGGCTTACTTTCTTTAGTTTATGGATTAAAAAATAAAGGCTATAAAAGGTTTTTTGTGCCAAAAGAAAATGAATTTGAGTGTGCTTTAGTGGATGAAGTTGAGATTTATCCTATATCTCATATTTCAGAGCTAGTTAAATTTTTGACAGGAGAGATCAAGATTAAGCCTTTGAAATATAGTTTTCCAGATTATATACCTACGTTTAGTGAAGATTTTTCCTTTATAAAGGGGCAAGCTTATGCTAAAAGAGCTTTGGAAATATCTGCAGCAGGAGGACATAATGTTCTATTAGTGGGACCTCCTGGAACAGGTAAGACTCTCCTTGCAAGAACCTTTCCTTCTATATTGCCTCCTCTTACTTATGAAGAAGCTTTTGAGGTGACTCAGATTTATAGTGCTGCTGGTCTTTTAGATAAGGAATCTTTAGTATTGGAAAGGCCGTTTAGAAACCCTCATCATACCATATCTTATGCAGGTCTTCTGGGAGGAGGCTCTAATCCTCAGATTGGAGAAATAACCCTCGCTCATCGAGGAGTTTTATTCTTAGATGAACTTCCTGAATTTAGAAGGGATGTTTTAGAGGCATTAAGACAACCTCTTGAGGAAGGTAGGATTGTTATTTCAAGGTCTAAATATACTGTGGTTTATCCTGCTCAGTTTATTCTACTTGCAGGTATGAATCCATGTAAGTGTGGACATTTTGGAGATAAGGAAAAGGAATGTACTTGTTCTCCTTTTGAGGTAAAAAAATATTGGTCAAAAGTTTCTGGTCCTCTTTTGGATAGAATAGATATTAGAGTATATGTAGGAAGGATTGAAAAAGAGAAGATATTTAGCGATACTGAGGAAGAAAGTTCAGAAGAGATAAGGAAGAGAGTAATCGAAGCTAGAGAGATACAAAAAGAGAGATATAAAAAAGAAAAATTTCAATTAAATTCTCAATTAACTCCAAAGACTCTTAAGAAATATGGTGTCCTTTCCAAAGATGTTCAAAGGTTTCTATTGGATGCAGTGGATGGAAAGAATTTATCAATGCGTGCGGTAGATAGGATAATAAAGGTGGCAAGAACTATTGCAGACTTAGAGAAAAATGAGTATATTAGAATAGAGCATTTAGCTGAGGCTTTATCTTACAGAGGGCTTGAGGATTTCATTTCAAATTTGTAA
- a CDS encoding YraN family protein has protein sequence MNNKEIGKLGEDFTVEFLSSRGFIVLERNYKVSFGEIDIIARKGDILIFVEVKTRRNLDFGMPVESVSFEKQNRIKKIAEIYVKNKQLRFKEIRFDIMSIILSPKGEVLNWEYLPNAF, from the coding sequence ATGAATAATAAAGAGATAGGTAAGTTGGGGGAGGACTTTACAGTAGAGTTTTTGAGTAGTAGAGGTTTTATTGTGCTTGAGAGGAATTATAAGGTCTCTTTTGGAGAAATTGATATTATTGCAAGGAAGGGAGATATTTTAATTTTTGTAGAGGTAAAAACGAGGCGAAATTTAGATTTTGGTATGCCTGTAGAATCGGTAAGCTTTGAAAAACAAAATAGAATTAAAAAGATAGCAGAAATATATGTAAAGAATAAACAACTTAGATTTAAAGAGATAAGATTTGATATTATGAGTATAATCCTTTCTCCCAAGGGGGAAGTTTTAAACTGGGAGTATTTACCTAATGCTTTCTAA
- a CDS encoding ribonuclease HII has product MASPKNRPRTLGERERELWYYFRYIAGVDEAGRGALAGPVYAGAVILPPLSSIPVNDSKLLSPKEREELFEIIKKEALCWSFGYATVEEIEELGILKATLLAMRRAIEKLEIKPEYLLVDGNIPIPNMDIPQETIVKGDRKCLSIASASIVAKVLRDRYMKELDKEYPGYGFSRHKGYATKEHREKIKSLGSLLIHRKGFKLL; this is encoded by the coding sequence ATGGCCTCCCCAAAGAATAGGCCTCGTACATTAGGAGAAAGAGAGAGGGAGCTCTGGTATTATTTTAGATATATTGCAGGTGTAGATGAGGCAGGGAGAGGAGCACTGGCCGGCCCTGTTTATGCAGGAGCAGTTATTCTTCCTCCCCTATCTTCTATTCCTGTAAATGACTCCAAATTGTTATCTCCTAAGGAGAGAGAAGAACTTTTTGAGATAATTAAGAAAGAAGCTCTATGTTGGAGCTTTGGTTATGCCACAGTGGAAGAAATAGAAGAATTAGGTATCTTAAAAGCTACCCTTTTGGCTATGAGAAGAGCCATAGAAAAATTAGAAATTAAACCTGAGTATTTACTTGTAGATGGAAACATTCCTATTCCTAACATGGATATACCCCAAGAAACCATTGTAAAGGGGGATCGGAAGTGTTTGAGTATTGCTTCAGCATCTATTGTGGCAAAGGTTTTGAGAGATAGGTACATGAAGGAGCTTGATAAGGAGTATCCAGGATATGGTTTTAGTAGGCATAAAGGATATGCTACGAAGGAGCATAGAGAAAAGATAAAAAGCTTGGGTAGTCTTTTAATTCATAGAAAGGGTTTTAAACTTTTATGA
- the lepB gene encoding signal peptidase I gives MKDKILEIVSKILSKRQELKQHEWYDLLETIVLAFILAFIIKSFILQISYIPTGSMIPTLNEREAVLVVRIPYYFREPKRGEIIVFKYPEDPTKEYVKRLIGIPGDIVELKNGVVYINGKALDEPYVKNKSYDNYGPVKVPKDSYFVLGDNRPVSVDSRYWGFVPKKNLVGKAVLLLWPPQRIGLVH, from the coding sequence ATGAAGGATAAAATTTTGGAGATTGTAAGCAAAATACTTTCTAAGAGGCAGGAATTAAAACAGCATGAATGGTATGATCTTCTTGAAACTATTGTATTAGCATTTATATTAGCTTTCATAATAAAAAGCTTTATATTGCAGATTTCCTATATTCCTACTGGTTCTATGATACCAACTTTAAATGAAAGGGAAGCGGTTCTCGTAGTGAGAATACCCTACTATTTTAGAGAGCCAAAAAGAGGGGAGATTATTGTTTTCAAATATCCCGAGGATCCAACAAAAGAGTACGTAAAGAGATTAATAGGAATTCCTGGAGATATAGTGGAATTAAAAAATGGAGTAGTTTATATTAATGGAAAAGCATTAGACGAACCTTATGTTAAGAATAAAAGCTATGATAACTATGGACCGGTAAAGGTACCTAAGGATAGTTATTTTGTCCTTGGTGATAATAGACCTGTAAGTGTAGATAGTAGATATTGGGGATTTGTTCCAAAGAAAAACCTTGTAGGAAAAGCGGTGCTCCTCTTATGGCCTCCCCAAAGAATAGGCCTCGTACATTAG
- the rplS gene encoding 50S ribosomal protein L19, protein MDLIIQNLEKEYMKKDIPEIWPGDTVRVHYRIVEGDKERIQVYEGVVIAKKHGGIRETITVRKVVQGVGVERIFPLHSPLVEKIEVVRRGRVRRAKLYYLRERKGKSAKIAEREENEG, encoded by the coding sequence ATGGATCTTATAATTCAAAATTTAGAGAAGGAATATATGAAAAAGGATATTCCCGAAATATGGCCAGGAGATACTGTAAGGGTACACTATCGTATAGTGGAAGGTGATAAAGAGAGAATACAAGTTTATGAGGGTGTAGTGATTGCAAAAAAGCATGGAGGTATTAGAGAGACTATAACTGTAAGGAAGGTAGTTCAAGGGGTTGGTGTTGAGAGAATCTTTCCCTTACATTCTCCTTTAGTAGAAAAAATTGAAGTGGTAAGAAGAGGTAGGGTAAGAAGAGCTAAACTCTATTATTTAAGGGAGAGAAAAGGCAAGAGTGCAAAAATAGCTGAGAGGGAAGAAAATGAAGGATAA
- the trmD gene encoding tRNA (guanosine(37)-N1)-methyltransferase TrmD: MLRIDIVTIFPEMFKGPFDVSILKKAQDKGLVEIKVYNLRDFTEDKHRTVDDYPYGGGSGMVMKPEPIFKAVRSLKKEDSEVILLSPSGDLFNQKIAEELSKKNHLILICGRYEGVDERVKSIITREISIGDYVLTGGEIPAMVIVDAVVRLVPGVLGDPDSLREESFQWGILEYPQYTHPRDFEGMKVPDILLSGNHERIRRWRRKEALKKTFLKRPDLLEKTSLTQEDLELLEEIKKELREEV, encoded by the coding sequence CTGAAATGTTTAAAGGTCCTTTTGATGTAAGTATTTTAAAGAAGGCTCAAGATAAAGGTTTGGTAGAAATTAAGGTATATAATCTGAGAGATTTTACAGAAGATAAACATAGGACCGTTGATGATTATCCCTATGGCGGGGGTTCGGGGATGGTGATGAAGCCCGAGCCAATATTTAAGGCTGTGAGAAGTTTGAAAAAAGAGGATAGTGAGGTAATTTTACTTTCACCAAGTGGAGATTTATTTAATCAGAAAATTGCGGAAGAATTATCTAAGAAAAATCATCTAATACTGATATGTGGTAGATATGAAGGAGTAGACGAGAGGGTGAAGAGTATAATAACGAGGGAAATCTCTATAGGTGACTATGTTTTAACTGGAGGAGAAATACCTGCAATGGTAATAGTAGATGCCGTGGTTAGGCTTGTGCCCGGGGTTTTGGGAGATCCTGATTCCTTGAGGGAGGAATCCTTTCAGTGGGGTATATTGGAATATCCTCAGTATACCCATCCAAGAGATTTTGAGGGTATGAAGGTTCCTGATATTTTACTTTCTGGAAATCATGAAAGAATTAGAAGATGGAGGAGAAAGGAAGCTTTAAAGAAAACTTTCTTAAAAAGACCTGATCTTCTTGAGAAAACTAGCTTGACCCAAGAAGATCTTGAACTTTTAGAAGAAATAAAAAAAGAGCTAAGAGAGGAGGTATAG